In the genome of Streptomyces aquilus, the window AGGGGTTGGCGCGCTCACCTCGTACCACCTCGACGAACGCGTTCAGTTCGGCCTCGTAGGCCGGTCCGAACCGCTCCAGGAACCCCGCCCACGGCTTGTCCGCGGCCGGTGGGCCCGTCGGCTCGGTGGACGCGATCGGGGTGCGGTCGTCCAGGCCGACCACGATCTGGTCCAGCTCTCCGGCGAGCTCCATGCGGACGTCGTAGCCCGCCCCGTTCAGCCGGGTCGCCGTCGCCGTGGCCAGCGTGCCGTCGTCGAGGGTGAGGACCGCCGCGGCCGTGTCGACGTCGCCCGCCTCGCGGAACATCGCGGGCCCGGCGTCGGACCCGGCCGCGTACACGTCCACCACCTCGCGCCCGGTCACCCAGCGCAGCACGTCGAAGTCGTGGATCAGCGTGTCCCGGTACAGCCCGCCCGACACCGGCAGCCACGCGGCGGGCGGCGGCGCCTGGTCGGAGGTGAGCGCCCGTACGGTGTGCAGCCGCCCGAGCCGTCCCGAGCGCACCGCCTCCCGCGCGCCCGCGTACCCCGCGTCGAAGCGGCGCTGGAAGCCCATCTGGAGGACCGTCCCGGCCGTCTCCACCTCCTCGATGGCGTGCAGGGTGCCGGGCAGGTCGAGAGCAATCGGCTTCTCGCAGAAGACCGGAAGCCCCGAGCGTGCTGCCCGACCGATCAGTTCGGCGTGTGCCGACGTCGCCGTGGTGATCACCACGGCGTCCACGCCCCACTGGAAGATCTCGTCCACCCCCGGCGCGGCCGTCTCACCCAGCCGGTGCGCGAGCTCCTGGGCCCGCGCCCCGTCCGCGTCCGTGAGGATGAGGGACCCGACGTCGCGATGCCGGCTGAGCGTGTTGGCGTGAATGGTGCCGATCCGGCCCGTCCCGATGACCCCGATGCGCATGTGAACAAAGTGTGGTCGCGGACCTCCCGCTGTCAATGCATATGTCTGGACAATCTGACTACACAACTTCCCGTCAACCGGCCGCGGAGCTACGCTCGGCCCGTGCCGAAACCAGATGTGGACCCGACCGTGACACTCGACCTCAGTGTGGACCGGAGCAGCCCGGTGCCGTTGTACTTCCAGCTGTCCCAGCAGCTGGAGGCCGCGATCGAGCACGGAACGCTCACCCCGGGCAGCCTGCTGGGCAACGAGATCGAGCTCGCCGCGCGCCTCGGCCTGTCCCGGCCGACCGTCCGCCAGGCCATCCAGTCGCTCGTCGACAAGGGCCTGCTCGTACGCCGCCGCGGCGTCGGCACGCAGGTCGTGCACAGCCAGGTCAAGCGCCCGCTGGAACTCAGCAGCCTCTACGACGACCTGGAGACGGCCGGCCAGCGCCCGGCGACCAAGGTCATCGTCAACACCGTCGTCCCGGCCTCCGCCGAGGTCGCCGCCGCGCTCGGCGTGGCCGAGGACAGTGACGTGCATCGCGTCGAGCGGCTGCGCCTCGCGCACGGCGAGCCGATGGCCTACCTGTGCAACTTCATCCCGCCGGGCCTGCTCGACCTGGACACCGCCCAGCTGGAGTCCACCGGCCTGTACCGGCTGATGCGCTCCGCCGGGATCACCCTGCACAGCGCCCGCCAGTCCATCGGCGCCCGCGCCGCCACCGCCGCCGAGGCCGAGCGGCTCGCCGAGGAGGAGGGCGCCCCGCTGCTCACCATGCAGCGGGTGACCTTCGACGACACCGGCCGCGCGGTCGAGTTCGGCACGCACACCTACCGGCCGACCCGCTATTCGTTCGAGTTCCAGCTGCTCGTGCGGCCGTAGAGAACGGTCTGAGCGGGTCCGGCGGGGCGCTGGAAGGCCGCTGGGACAGGACCGACTTGGTCGCAATGTCAGGACATTGTGGCCGCCCGGAACCGCCCCGGTGTTTCCCCGTACGGCACCCATACCGGCGGTGAGGCAGAATCGAGGCCGATGAGCACCTACGGCAACTTCAGCGCCCCGATCGGCTCCCGCCGCGCCCCGGCCCTGCGCACGGTCGGCACCCGCGAGCGCCGCTCCCACCTCACCGCGCCCCGCGTGCCCACCGTGGGCATCGACATCGGCGGGACCAAGGTGATGGCCGGAGTCGTCGACGCCGACGGCAACATCCTGGAGAAGCTCCGGACCGAGACGCCGGACAAGTCCAAGAGCCCGAAGGTCGTCGAGGACACCATCGTCGAGCTGGTCCTGGACCTCTCCGACCGGCACGACGTGCACGCGGTCGGCATCGGCGCGGCCGGCTGGGTCGACGCCGACCGCAACCGCATCCTGTTCGCCCCCCACCTGTCCTGGCGCAACGAGCCGCTGCGCGACCGCCTCGCGGGCCGTCTCGCCGTGCCCGTCCTCGTCGACAACGACGCCAACTCCGCCGCCTGGGCCGAGTGGCGCTTCGGCGCCGGCCGCGGCGAGGACCACCTCGTCATGATCACGCTCGGCACCGGCATCGGCGGCGCGATCCTGGAGGACGGCCAGGTCAAGCGCGGCAAGTACGGCGTCGCCGGCGAGTTCGGCCATATGCAGGTCGTTCCCGGCGGGCACCGCTGCCCGTGCGGCAACCGCGGCTGCTGGGAGCAGTACAGCTCCGGCAACGCGCTGGTCCGCGAGGCCAAGGAACTGGCCGCCGCCGACTCCCCGGTGGCGTACGGGATCATCGAGCACGTCAAGGGCCAGATCGGCGACATCACGGGCCCGATGATCACGGAGCTGGCCCGTGAGGGCGACGCGATGTGCATCGAGCTGCTCCAGGACATCGGCCAGTGGCTCGGCGTCGGCATCGCCAACCTCGCCGCCGCCCTCGACCCGTCCTGCTTCGTGATCGGCGGCGGTGTCTCGGCCGCCGACGAGCTGCTGATCGGCCCCGCGCGGGACGCGTTCAAGCGCCAGCTCACCGGCCGCGGCTACCGCCCCGAGGCACGCATAGTCCGAGCCCAGCTCGGCCCCGAGGCCGGCATGGTCGGCGCCGCGGACCTGGCGCGGCTGGTCGCCCGCCGCTTCCGGCGCGCCAACCGACGCCGCGTCGAGCGGTACGAGCGCTACGCGAAGTACACGGAGGCCCGCCGCACCACCCGGGAGTCCCTGTGACGGCCTCGCTGCCCCGCCAGGCCGCCCACTCCCCGGACGAGCCGCCCCGACCGACCGAGGACCGCCGCCACCGCAACCGCCGCCGGGCACTCACGCTGCTCATCATCGTGCTGCTCATCGGCGTCCCGGCCGGCTATCTGGTGATCTCCGCCAACCAGAGCCGCAACAGCGGCAAGGACAAGGAGGAGAAGTACTCGGCGACCGGCCTCAGCGCCGGGTACCCGTCGAAGGTCCAGCGCCGGCTGTACCAGGTGCCGGTCCCGCACCCCGCGGACCAGATCGCCTACTACGAGACCAACAACTGGCGGACCAGCCGCCTCTACGTCCAGTTCCGCACCTCCAACGCGGGCCTGGACACCTTCCTCGCGGGCGTCGGCGTCGGCCGTGACGATCTCGAGAAGGGCGACATCACCATCAGCGCCCGCGACCAGAAGATCACCGGCTGGACCTTCACCGGCCCCGGCCCCTGGGCGGGCCTGGTCCACAAGCAGAAGAACCCGGCGCCGACCCAGGACATCGTCGTGAACACCGCGGACCCGGCCAACCCGATGGTGTACGTCGTCTCGCGCACGGTCCCGTAGGCAGGGGGTGCGGCCCGTCGCCGGAGCCGATTGTCAGACCCCGCCCGTAGAGTCGTAGACGTCTGATCCGACACACGGGTGGGGAGGTGGCAGGACGTATGAGTGACACGGCCACGGCGGTGGCCGAGCGGGCGACCCGGCCGCTCTCCGCGCGCCTCGCCGCCGTCTTCCTCCCCGCACCCCTCCCGCGCGAGGGCCGCATGGCCTTCTGGGACCCCGAGGACGGCCCGCTGCCGGAGGCCTCCGCGAGCCTCACGGACCTGACGGTCGTACGACCTCACGGCGCCGGTGTCCGCCGCCGCACCGCCCCCGCGCTCACCGTCCCTCTGGTCGAGGCCCTGCCCCTCCTCGCGCGCGCCCGGCGCGACCCCGCCGCCCACCCCGCCACCGCCTGCTGGGGCGCCGCCGCACTGCACGCCCTGCGGCTCGCCGCCCGCGGCCGCCTGCTCCCCGGCCTGACCGCCACGGGCCACGACGCCTGGCGGGCCGGCCCCCTCGACCCCGACGACATCGCGCACCTGCGCGCCATCGCCGCCGCCCTGCCGTACGAAGGCCATGCGGTGCCCCTGCCCGGCCCCGGCCCGCTGCGGCTGCCCGAGCCGGAAGCGCTGCTGCGCGCCTTCCTGGACGCCGTCGCCGACACCCTCCCGCGCACCCCCGCCGCCCCCTTCGCCTCCGGCAGGCCCTTCGCCGACCGCCGCCCACAGCATCTGCCGGGTGCGCACGACTGGGCCGCGGAGGTCGCCGCCGGCATGGACGCGGGCGTGCGGATCTCGCTCCGCCTCGACCTGTCGGCCTACGACCTGTTCGACGCCGACGAGCAGGTCCGCAGCGCCGGTGCCGCCATCGTCCAGGTGCACAGCCTCGCCGACCCCACCCTCGTCGCCGACGCGGCGGCCCTGTGGGCGGGCGAGGCGGACGCGGTGTTCGGCCCCCGCGCGCGCGTGGACGCGGCCCTCGCCGTGCGGCGCGCGGCTCGGGTCTGGCCACCCCTGGACCGGCTCGCCGAGCAGGACGTGCCCGACGTACTGGCCCTGTCCGAGCACGAGTTGGGCGAACTGCTCGGCGTCGCCGCGACCCGGCTGGCGGCCGCCGGGGTCGCCGTGCACTGGCCCCGGGACCTGGCGCAGGACCTCAGCGCCGCCGCCGTCGTCCGCCCTGCCCCCGGCTCGGCCACCGACGGCACCGGGTTCTTCGAGAGCGAGGAACTCCTCCAGTTCCGCTGGCAGTTGGCGCTCGGCGGCGACCCGCTCACCGAGGCCGAGATGGACGCGCTCGCCGAGGCGCACCGGCCCGTCGTCCGGCTGCGCGACCAGTGGGTGCTGGTCGACCCGGCGCTCGTCCGCAAGGCCCGCAAGCGCGAACTGGGCCTCCTCGACCCGGTCGACGCCCTCTCCGTCGCCCTCACCGGCAGCGCGGAGGTCGACGGGGAGACCGTCGAGGCGGTACCGGTCGGCGCGCTGGCCGCCCTGCGCGACCGCCTGACGACGGGTGTCCGGCCGGCCGAGCCACCCCCGGGCCTGCACGCCACCCTGCGTGACTACCAACTCCGCGGCCTGGCCTGGCTGGACCTCATGACCACCCTGGGCCTCGGCGGCTGCCTCGCCGACGACATGGGCCTCGGCAAGACCATCACCGTGATCGCGCTGCACCTCAAGCGCGCCCGCCGCGAGCCGACCCTGGTGGTCTGCCCGGCCTCGCTCCTCGGCAACTGGCAGCGGGAGATCGCCCGTTTCGCGCCCGGCGTCCCCGTCCGCCGCTTCCACGGCCCCGACCGCACCCTGGACGACCTCGACGGCGGTTTCGTCCTGACCACCTACGGCACCATGCGGTCGACGGCCGCGCGGTTGGCCGAGCAGCACTGGGGCATGGTCGTCGCGGACGAGGCCCAGCACGTCAAGAACCCGTACTCGGCGACGGCGAAGGCGCTGCGCACGATCCCGTCCCCCGCGCGCGTGGCCCTCACCGGCACACCGGTCGAGAACAACCTCTCCGAACTCTGGGCCCTGCTCGACTGGACGACCCCCGGGCTCCTCGGC includes:
- a CDS encoding GntR family transcriptional regulator: MTLDLSVDRSSPVPLYFQLSQQLEAAIEHGTLTPGSLLGNEIELAARLGLSRPTVRQAIQSLVDKGLLVRRRGVGTQVVHSQVKRPLELSSLYDDLETAGQRPATKVIVNTVVPASAEVAAALGVAEDSDVHRVERLRLAHGEPMAYLCNFIPPGLLDLDTAQLESTGLYRLMRSAGITLHSARQSIGARAATAAEAERLAEEEGAPLLTMQRVTFDDTGRAVEFGTHTYRPTRYSFEFQLLVRP
- a CDS encoding Gfo/Idh/MocA family protein; this encodes MRIGVIGTGRIGTIHANTLSRHRDVGSLILTDADGARAQELAHRLGETAAPGVDEIFQWGVDAVVITTATSAHAELIGRAARSGLPVFCEKPIALDLPGTLHAIEEVETAGTVLQMGFQRRFDAGYAGAREAVRSGRLGRLHTVRALTSDQAPPPAAWLPVSGGLYRDTLIHDFDVLRWVTGREVVDVYAAGSDAGPAMFREAGDVDTAAAVLTLDDGTLATATATRLNGAGYDVRMELAGELDQIVVGLDDRTPIASTEPTGPPAADKPWAGFLERFGPAYEAELNAFVEVVRGERANPCDGREALQALRIAEACEVSRRERRPVRLAEVPG
- a CDS encoding ROK family glucokinase, which gives rise to MSTYGNFSAPIGSRRAPALRTVGTRERRSHLTAPRVPTVGIDIGGTKVMAGVVDADGNILEKLRTETPDKSKSPKVVEDTIVELVLDLSDRHDVHAVGIGAAGWVDADRNRILFAPHLSWRNEPLRDRLAGRLAVPVLVDNDANSAAWAEWRFGAGRGEDHLVMITLGTGIGGAILEDGQVKRGKYGVAGEFGHMQVVPGGHRCPCGNRGCWEQYSSGNALVREAKELAAADSPVAYGIIEHVKGQIGDITGPMITELAREGDAMCIELLQDIGQWLGVGIANLAAALDPSCFVIGGGVSAADELLIGPARDAFKRQLTGRGYRPEARIVRAQLGPEAGMVGAADLARLVARRFRRANRRRVERYERYAKYTEARRTTRESL
- a CDS encoding DEAD/DEAH box helicase, with protein sequence MSDTATAVAERATRPLSARLAAVFLPAPLPREGRMAFWDPEDGPLPEASASLTDLTVVRPHGAGVRRRTAPALTVPLVEALPLLARARRDPAAHPATACWGAAALHALRLAARGRLLPGLTATGHDAWRAGPLDPDDIAHLRAIAAALPYEGHAVPLPGPGPLRLPEPEALLRAFLDAVADTLPRTPAAPFASGRPFADRRPQHLPGAHDWAAEVAAGMDAGVRISLRLDLSAYDLFDADEQVRSAGAAIVQVHSLADPTLVADAAALWAGEADAVFGPRARVDAALAVRRAARVWPPLDRLAEQDVPDVLALSEHELGELLGVAATRLAAAGVAVHWPRDLAQDLSAAAVVRPAPGSATDGTGFFESEELLQFRWQLALGGDPLTEAEMDALAEAHRPVVRLRDQWVLVDPALVRKARKRELGLLDPVDALSVALTGSAEVDGETVEAVPVGALAALRDRLTTGVRPAEPPPGLHATLRDYQLRGLAWLDLMTTLGLGGCLADDMGLGKTITVIALHLKRARREPTLVVCPASLLGNWQREIARFAPGVPVRRFHGPDRTLDDLDGGFVLTTYGTMRSTAARLAEQHWGMVVADEAQHVKNPYSATAKALRTIPSPARVALTGTPVENNLSELWALLDWTTPGLLGPLKSFRARHARAVENGEDTEAVERLARLVRPFLLRRKKSDPGIVPELPPKTETDHPVPLTREQASLYEAVVRESMHVIETADGIARRGLVLKLLGALKQICDHPALYLKEEAGAAERLVLRSGKLALLDELLDTVLAEDGSALVFTQYVGMARLITAHLAARAVPVDLLHGGTPVPERERMVDRFQAGTTPVLVLSLKAAGTGLNLTRAGHVVHFDRWWNPAVEEQATDRAYRIGQTQPVQVHRLITEGTVEDRIAEMLEAKRALADAILGSGESALTELTDRELTDLVSLRRTS
- a CDS encoding sugar kinase, coding for MTASLPRQAAHSPDEPPRPTEDRRHRNRRRALTLLIIVLLIGVPAGYLVISANQSRNSGKDKEEKYSATGLSAGYPSKVQRRLYQVPVPHPADQIAYYETNNWRTSRLYVQFRTSNAGLDTFLAGVGVGRDDLEKGDITISARDQKITGWTFTGPGPWAGLVHKQKNPAPTQDIVVNTADPANPMVYVVSRTVP